TCGTGATGAAAAAACTCCTTTTCCCCTTTGTGGATCGCTCCAAGAGTGATGAAGCCATTGAGTCCATGAATTCTACCTTTGAAAAACTTCGACAACATGATCTTTCAATCTGTGTGTTTCCAGAGGGAACCCGATACGGGGGAAAAAAAATTCTCCCTTTCAAAAAAGGGGCTTTTGTACTGGCACTGGAACATCAACTTCCCATCCTGCCGGTCATTCTCCGGGGTGCAGGGGATGTGACACCCGTTGGATCCCTGTGGGTGCAACCGGGGAAGGTCCTCATGGATATTTTACCCCCAATGGAAACACGGGATCTCACGGTTGAAGACCGGGATAAACTTTTGCAGCAAACAGAAACACTCTTTAAGGATTTTTTAAGAAAACAAAATTATCTGCCGTGAAATTTGAATTGTATTCCCAGTTGTTTGAACCGGACCGGGTGTATATTCCTGAGCAAAGGCTTCAGAAGCTTTGGGTGACATCCTTGTGGAAACAAAAACTGGAAACCCTCGACGGTGATCTGATCCAGGTAGTGAGTCCCGGAACCTGGAATCGCCATGAAGGTCCGGATTTCAGGGATGCCCTGCTTTTTATCGGAGGTACGATCCGGGAGGGGGATATTGAAATCCATTACCAAAACGGAGACTGGTATCATCATGGTCATCACCGGGATCCGGCCTACGACCGGGTCGTGCTCCATGTGATTTTTTCCCGCATCGATCACTCACGGATTGTGGTAAACAGCCGGAAGAAACAGATTCCGGTGTGTTTGGCTGACTATGAAGCACTGAACGATACACCTTTTGAAGCGGTCTGCCAACCCTCCTGGGAAAACCTGGAGGATTTTTTTCAGATTCTGAAATCATCCGGGATGAAACGGTTGAACCTGAAAGTGGATTATATCCGCCGCCGCCGTGCCCGTTTCGGTTTGGATCTTCTTTGCTGGTGGGGACTCTTTCAATCCTCTGGCTTAAAAGCCAATCGTTCTTCGTTTAACCGGCTCTTTTTATCCTTTCCCTGGGAGGATTATTTTTCGGAAAATATGAAAGTGGATGAGATTATACCTTTGTTGAAATACCTGGGAGGATTCGAAGACGGGCATCTCCCGGAAAAAAAATATGCACATCTGAAGGTTCCCCGGGATCTCCGGTGGGTCCGCATGGGAGTGCGGCCTGCCTCGTACCCGGAGTACCGTCTGGCGTGGCTGGGGGCCTTTATGAGAAAATTGTACAATAAATCCATCTAT
This window of the Candidatus Neomarinimicrobiota bacterium genome carries:
- a CDS encoding lysophospholipid acyltransferase family protein, which gives rise to MILRFLTFLRSLWSVANLLASTLLCGLASLVMIPFPFKHPVFNKIIRFWARWNLLAAGIRVEIHGLENIRESSYVIVSNHESALDIFVIFAKVPLNFRMVSKNGLLKLPLVGFVMKKLLFPFVDRSKSDEAIESMNSTFEKLRQHDLSICVFPEGTRYGGKKILPFKKGAFVLALEHQLPILPVILRGAGDVTPVGSLWVQPGKVLMDILPPMETRDLTVEDRDKLLQQTETLFKDFLRKQNYLP